A stretch of the Lactuca sativa cultivar Salinas chromosome 9, Lsat_Salinas_v11, whole genome shotgun sequence genome encodes the following:
- the LOC111920520 gene encoding mitochondrial zinc maintenance protein 1, mitochondrial, which produces MAARGLAAEALTAYRGLLRATRKSFAGDTVMLEGSAAEVRKKFEENRHVTSEPEIRKLLDEAREASDFISNMIVQAKLNSRGGYEVKPSKDHAGATLEVPSEEILKNSV; this is translated from the exons ATGGCAGCAAGAGGATTAGCAGCGGAAGCCCTGACAGCTTACAGAGGGCTGCTGAGAGCGACTCGGAAATCATTCGCCGGAGATACCGTGATGCTCGAGGGGTCTGCGGCCGAGGTGAGGAAGAAATTTGAGGAGAACCGTCACGTGACCTCTGAACCGGAGATTCGGAAACTCCTCGACGAGGCACGCGAAGCCTCTGATTTCATATCTAACATGATTGTTCAGGCCAAACTCAATTCCCGCGGCGGCTACG AAGTGAAGCCAAGCAAGGATCATGCAGGAGCAACACTCGAAGTCCCTTCTGAAGAAATTCTTAAAAATTCTGTCTGA
- the LOC111920519 gene encoding pectinesterase inhibitor 6: MAILVTSMLLLLAPWYSWASGDSGYVVDACSVTTYQDLCIHSLASYSNIAKRDPSKWARAGVSVTIGETKNATRYLLGLKKKNRFKGRNRVAVYDCVDVFQDTLDNLHKSLGVLRQISAVTFETQMEDVTTWVSSALTDEETCLDGFEGQKGKQIKLLESRVKRVSYFTSNALALVAKLASTGP, encoded by the coding sequence ATGGCTATTTTAGTAACATCCATGTTGCTACTACTAGCCCCATGGTACTCATGGGCATCTGGAGATAGTGGTTATGTTGTAGATGCTTGTAGTGTTACAACATATCAAGATCTTTGTATCCACTCTCTTGCTTCCTATTCAAACATTGCAAAACGGGACCCGAGTAAGTGGGCCCGGGCGGGTGTCTCGGTCACCATAGGTGAAACGAAGAATGCGACTCGGTATTTATTAGGACTAAAGAAGAAGAATCGATTCAAGGGAAGAAATCGGGTTGCGGTTTATGATTGTGTGGATGTGTTTCAAGACACATTGGATAACCTTCACAAATCGTTAGGGGTGCTTAGACAAATAAGTGCTGTAACATTTGAGACACAGATGGAGGATGTCACTACTTGGGTTAGCAGTGCACTTACTGATGAAGAAACTTGTTTAGATGGGTTTGAAGGGCAAAAAGGGAAACAAATCAAGTTGTTGGAAAGTAGAGTTAAAAGAGTGAGTTATTTTACTAGTAATGCTCTTGCTCTTGTTGCTAAACTTGCTTCCACTGGGCCATAG
- the LOC111920521 gene encoding uncharacterized protein LOC111920521, with product MSPRTIGSSRHAIDTCTFQLHSWRPFHLPTTLNKTLEKSDNINNNNPTSSAKPHKRPCLSDRATSFAIENLDMSKLSLFDDDGSRSSVKSKRERIHWMAKKRRRRGSRSVSGRSSDRSGTRRRCCSVGASNAYGTCSDFMMANNAGTDSSGELFVNGGGGGDVNWTSDASEATARNLRRESTGGGDREISNSYMGLHHHHGNLDNQGNESGYGSEPGYRGDAEFGYGDELDEEEDDTRLLFWGNRFGDAQSMEIIGENTLQKAHHRCRRKKHELRMVDAA from the exons ATGTCACCAAGAACCATAGGAAGTTCGCGTCATGCCATAGATACCTGCACGTTCCAGCTTCATAGCTGGAGACCTTTTCATCTCCCCACCACACTCAacaaaaccctagaaaaatcCGATAACATCAACAATAATAACCCGACATCTTCTGCTAAACCTCACAAACGGCCTTGCCTCTCCGATCGGGCAACCTCGTTCGCTATTGAAAACCTCGATATGTCTAAGCTGTCATTATTTGACGACGATGGTTCCCGATCGTCTGTGAAATCGAAGCGCGAGAGGATCCATTGGATGGCTAAGAAGAGGCGAAGACGTGGATCAAGGTCTGTTTCTGGTAGGAGTAGTGATAGGAGTGGGACACGGCGGAGGTGTTGTTCAGTTGGTGCTTCGAATGCGTATGGTACCTGTTCAGATTTTATGATGGCGAATAATGCCGGGACGGATTCCAGTGGGGAGTTGTTTGTGAATGGTGGAGGCGGAGGGGATGTTAATTGGACTTCGGATGCAAGTGAGGCAACTGCTAGGAATTTGCGCAGAGAGAGTACTGGTGGTGGAGATAGAGAGATATCAAACAGTTATATGGGATTACATCATCATCATGGGAATTTGGATAATCAGGGTAATGAATCAGGGTACGGAAGTGAACCTGGTTATAGAGGGGATGCTGAGTTCGGATATGGTGATGAGTTGGACGAAGAAGAGGATGATACAAGGTTGTTGTTCTGGGGCAATAGATTTGGAG aTGCACAAAGTATGGAGATAATTGGTGAGAATACATTGCAAAAAGCTCATCACAGGTGTCGACGCAAGAAACATGAGCTTAGAATGGTTGATGCTGCTTAA